CCTGAATAAAACAGGGGAAACCTTGTCCCCGAGGCCCGAGCAAACCTTAAGGGCTAATTTGGTGATTAGGGATCCCTAGGGGATCCATGGGGAGGAATCCCCTCGCAATTCAATTTTAAATAGCAAGAGGATTTCTTCCCCTCGGGATCcccggtcaccaaatcagccctaaggGCAGGGCAACAACCAGTACATACAACAGTTAATTAGCAAGCCCATGAATTCTAACGAAACCAAAGCAACAGAACGAAGACGGAACAACGCGGTTACGTGACGTGAGCTCCCCCCTCGCTCCAAGCAAGCAATATCTATCTACAGGTTCTTTCTAGCACACGAAATCAAGCACGCAGATGCAGAAAAAGGTGCCCGGCGCTCCATGGCCAGGCCCAGGTGCAGGAGCAGGAGGCAGCACCGGCCGGCGACGGTCACCCATCACCCGAGCGCGGCGAGCCCGCCGGCGCGCATCATCTGGCGGAACTCGCGGAAGTCGACCCTGCCGTCGCCGTCGCGGTCCACGCGGCCGATCATGCGCCGGCACTCCTCCGCGGTGCGGCCCTGCCGCAGCCCCAGCGACGACAGCACCGCGCCCAGCTCGTCCGCGGTGATGTACCCGTCGCCGTTGGCGTCGAACACGCGGAACGCCTCCCgcatgtcgtcgtcgtcgtcgtcctcctcctcctcctcctccgcggCGCCGTCCATGATGCCGCGGTAGAGCTCCCCGAACTCCTCCGCGTCCACGCACCCGTCGCCGTTGGCGTCCACGCGCGCCATCATGGACGCCAGCTCGTCGTCGCCCGGCACGCCCATGCCCAGCTTGCGCAGCGACTCCGCCAGCTCCTCCCGCGTGATGCGCCCGTCGCCGTCCTTGTCGAACAGCTCGAACACGCGCGCCAGCTCCGCCGACTCCGCCTTGCTGCTGcccgcttgctgctgctgctgctgctgcgcggACGAcgacatcttcttggaagaaggcGGCGTGGAGGGTGCTGCGTCCGCGGTGCTCTCGCGCCCGCTCGGGAGGATGGATGCGGGGAGGTACGAGAGGAGGCCGCGCGGCAGGAGGGGCAGCTTAACGAGGTGCGAGGACGATAGCATGGTGGACGAGGACGAAACCGTGTGGTGTGCCGTGTGTGCTACAACTACCAGCAAAGCCTTCCCATGGGCCATGGAGCCTTGGCTGTATTTATATCACAATTTCAGCTCTGTTCAACTGTAGTTGTTTCTTTCTTACAGAGACGACTCAGTACGCTCTCAGAAGAGCCGATGCAGCAGGAACTTATTTTTTTTGTTTTGGTTTGCTTCCACATCAAGAGTTGACTTTTTGTGAATCGGGATAGATAAAAGTAGAGTATATTTAAACCCATAGTAAACGGTGTAAACACGACATGTTGGCCTCTTATTCGCCGGACTGTAGCAAGGGGTATCGCATTTTGCAGTTCGTCAGAAAACGAAGAGCGAGATAAGTTTCATGTGAAAACCTGCAATGGAACAGACGGAAAAGGGTTACTGGGTGTTGAACACCGTTTGGGTTACTGGGTGTTGAACACCGTTTTGAGCCTCGCGGACGTTCCAGCctccggtccgcggtccggacagtccgcgcctgtgggccggacggttcgcgcaTGCGCAGAAcaatttagggttccgagttttgtgctacgtttgttggctagatttgcagaattagctcggaatccagtcgtgtaaagggtccaactcccctcctctataaaaagagaggtctacggtcgatttgtaatcatcaatcgaatcaatacaacttctattcgcatctatttccagtacaattaggagtagttctagtctagttctagtttagcctctcgatccccaaattcttcgcctctcttcgactctacgccgattagaggagtctaggtcggccggcccgagcctagacaacccctaggatctctcctccccgacggggtccctcccgggagcaagatccaggcgccgccgacgatcttccgccgcccctgcgtacgcgcggaccgtccggccccagggcgtagaccgtccggccgtcaggcaggaaaccctagcccctgcgccaggtcgcggaccgtccgaccccaggctgcgaaccgtccgcgcctgaccagagagcaccgccgccggttcttcttgagtatttggcgctccgaaaaggcgtcaacatactttttggcgactccgctggggaaaacatatttagacctatcaaattggccctcaatggccggttcaagggatagctctaatatttccccaagcaacatcatagagccgacttgggatacattgtcggctgacgaacagctctagttcgaggagcacaaggagcagagatccaggaggcaaaagcgaggttcttggccaacttcaaagtggacaggaacaacaaagtcgtccgacatcgggcgcagatccggcttcactgcgacccacgccagacatccccaatgtaagtaatacaaacgagttgcaatctcttaagaattatgtagatgaacagtgtgaacaaatgcaaaacatcataggggatatgcaaaacgactataggagattagcgcgtgcatttgacaaatctagcattgcaaattttccatcacacgaggtagaattagggggtaacacgcgtaatacatcggctgtaggttgtcacgaccagtcacaaccctttatgggatgccgatggacacgtaccctgagcaaccgcaaatcggcagcaaaacagccgatctgcacatgtccggtggtcttgcacctatgtttgaccagagagtcggtggtcttgcaccggctgccattgatatagtgagggaagaaatagctagggcgttccgagataagctcggagtaagcatgatccctggggggcaatcatatcgaaaaccttatgacagccgatttgatcaccacccgtacccacagggaactagaatacccgaattcgcaaaattttcaggtgatcaagggaaaaacacgcgagaacatataggccagttcttagcacaattgggagaattggccgacacagagacatttcgcgtgcgtttatttttcattatcgctaacaggaatcgcgtttgcatggtatgccactttacctcctaattccatttcatcatggggggatctagaacaaaaatttcatgatcattttttctccggtgactataagttggatttggtagatttagtgtcattgcgacagacaaaagatgaatcggttaatgattacatccggagattccgagatacaagaaaccgatgctttcaaattcatttagcagaaaaacaactagtaggattagcctttaatggtctacgatattatttaaaagaaagattagaaggcatccaattttttacactagcacagttacaccagagagctttggcttgcgaaagccggagcaaagaaactgctaaaacaatgcgtcacaacgtacatatagtagaatgcgaccaaagtagctcagatgacgaatcagcagaagtgtacgctgctgaaatggtttggccaaaacaggccaaatcttcggcttgttcctccttacagccggttcaaaagaaacggcaagaggaggttaagtttacgtttaatgttggtaagtgtgataaaatatttgacgaattactcaaaaatggcaatattaaaataaatcacactgttcaatCCACCgatgagctaaaacgtcgtgcgtactgcaagtggcataactcattttctcatgccactaatgattgtaatgtatttcgacgacagattcaatcggccattaacgaaggacgattgaaatttcaggaaatgcaggtggatacagagctctttccgatgaacatgattgacttcgagggcaagaaagtcctggttcggccaaatacagctgataaaggcaaaggcaaggaaacaatcatcggcaatgctaaaaaggtcgatggggattgtaaagtttcttgcaggaaagtggtggccgagaagactcccaatggaggggagacactaaaggtgaccatcacagcctctagcactggggggcaagcgcagacagggagacagttgcgggaacctgtgctgcgcatcacggacagtccgccatccagatgcggacggtccgacgcttctccggacggtccggaggactccaacggacggtccggccatgctcaggactcgcagcgaccacgtaccttcaaaccacgacgaccagagataagtacgtggaaaacaaatacatttaaagcagctggtcggctgatcaagcctggcccgactttcgattaattgttgtctaaatacgtaaaaaagaaggccgaccccagtgaccggccagcaaagcgaccccgctcacccattcatgagcaacgtcaggtcaggccgattggatcaCCCCACcagtcggaagaaatgaaaggtcatactgtacaattgagacctaacataccgacatggacacctccacccccttatacatctatgccatatccatacacatacttacctccaccatatgttccaaatcaaatgtggggcatgccaccatatccatttggcatgccacagtaccccgcctggggggcaccccaaacatccgtttttgacaggttggcgccgccagtacaagaccgattgagcgctgctaaATCTGGTCActaggcacaggcccaacaagattgccggactactcggcctcctaggccgaccaatccggcagggggcatatgcttgtagcaactcaaagaacaacaaaaaaggacatcatcaaaataggcactgcagatgttgtcatacagggagacaataaagggccgatgatttttggtgaatcggccaacacaaccaaaaaggatacggttaccatcaaaacagccgatccaaaatacttcatgcctcgatggtgcccagcgggattgacacggtcccaaaagagaaaattatagCGCCTAAGagtaaaggagagccaggagaaagaggcggaaaagatattcaatgacacacatccactatacccgccaccgcaaaagaaatggagaccaaaggccgttgaggaaaaacaaacggccacagaaatagaaaatcAAACAACACCTGCGCAGCACCttgcaggtatggcagatagcACGGCCAGCAAGgctggacaatctgcaccaggcgcggaccgtccggcctctgcgcgcggaccgtccgtccttcaccaggaagcgtctggacaatctgcaccaggcgcggaccgtccggcctctgcgcgcggaccgtccggccttcaccaggaagcgtctggacaacctgcaccaggcgcggaccatccggcccccgcgcgcggaccgtccgccgttcaccaggaagcctccaacgacacgacaacatcaatggaggaggacgacctactgggagaagacctggtcgactacgaggcttctccagaacgcccaggtatggatgtaaatattattacattttccgccgattgtactattatcgacgacgatgaacctgttgttgcccagtttgattttggtcctaaagaagccgcctttactaaaccaaaagaatcggtaaatcatttaaagccgctcttcgtgcgcggccacattgatgggataccgattgctaagatgttggtagatggagggtgagaacacctagaggggggggtgaataggtgatcctgtgaaacttgaaaacttaagccacaaaacttggttaattgttagcacaataattgccaagtggctaaagaggaatcctcaacaaaacacaataaccaacaaggatcaatcacagagatggtacggtggttatcccgtggttcggccaagaccaacgcttgcctactccacgttgtggcgtcccaacggacgagggttgcaatcaacccctctcaagctgtccaaagacccacttgaataccacggtattttgcttgctttttctcaatcccgtttgcgaggaatctccacaacttggagcctctcgcccttacacttgaaattcataaagaagcacagagcaagggagggattagcaatgcactcaagacaagaaatcatagcaacaccacgcacacaagtcgcaacgagagctcacaacacaactcaatgagttcaccactcaactagagctctaattgctatcgcaaagaatcaaaggcgcggaatcgatgtcttggtgcttaggaatgttgtaggaatgcttggtgtgctcctccatgcgcctaggggtcccttttatagccccaaggcagctaggagccgttgagagcaatctaggaaggctgatcttgccttctgtcgactggcgcaccggacagtctggtgcccgatttccttccataaatggcgcagtcgaccgttggcagcctgagagccgttggcgcaccggacatgtccggtgcacaccggacagaccggtgcccccttctagccgttggctcggccacgtgtcccgcgcagatcgcgcggccgaccgttggccctgccgaccgttggctcaccggacagtctggtgcacaccggacagtccggtgaattatagccgttcgtcgtcggtgaattcccgagggcggccacttcgctcgagccagcctagcgcaccggacactgtccggtgcaccaccggacagtccggtgcccccagactcagcagattcttggctgctcgagccaagacatttccaattggatttttcctgtttccagcacttagacacaacacattagtccataaaacaatgtactaagtctgagaaacatacctttatccttgatttgtactttgtccacctttttacactagggcacttgtgttggacactaaatcaccaaaatacttagaaatggcccaagggcacatttccctttcaatctccccctttttggtgatttatgccaacacaacataaagcaagtagaacaaattcaaaatcaattcaaataagaactcaaattgttttgattcaaatttgacatatatggatcactctttgccaccacttggtttgtttttgcaaatcaaactcaaatttctatctctaagtcaaacacacgtgttaagacataaagagagtcattccaagagaaattgattcaagatttcaaaaactcccctttttcccataatcaacacttctccccactagaaaccaacttttgacaagagagacaataaaagagttttgacaaaccaaaagctctattctactattttcaaaaactctcaagtggtagctgatccatttatcgctttggcctttattttctccccctttggcatcaagcaccaaaatgggataaatcttggccctttaaccccattgcctcaccaaaatcttcaaataagagtacaaaggcaataagagtataaagatgaacttggaaaagttactcttttcatcggagtgcagtggaagtcttgcatggtccaagtccaccttttccctttcaatcctcctttcagactaaaacaaccaaactcaagaacatggttagtctcaaagggtcaagttgtagcacagctccccctaaatatgtgcatcacttgcaaaaaggacttgtgaggtccagggagtgtttgtacaacctgagcaccacaataagcaacaaaatgcaaaatgaacatgatcaaagacataaacacatgtatgctacatttcaatccaagtttcgcgaatctaagatattgagctcactacgtagcctgcaaaaggtcttctcatctagaggcttggtaaagatatcagctagctggttctctgtgctaacatgaaacacttcgatatctcccttttgctggtggtctctcaaaaagtgatgccggatgtcaatgtgctttgtgcggctgtgctaaacaggattttccgctattcggatagcactcttgagagcacctagagggggggggggggtgaataggtgatcctgtatacttcaaaacttaagccacaaaactttgattaagcgttagcacagttaatgccaagtggctaaagagaagatcttgcacaatatgataaccacaagaagttcaacacagagaagacacagtgatttatcccgtggttcggccaagtacaaaacttgcctactccacgttgtggcgtcccaacggacgagagttgcactcaactcctctcaagtgatccaatgatcaacttgaataccacagtgttatgcttttcctttcaatttcccgtttgcaaggaatctccacaacttggagtctctcgcccttacacttgagattcacaaagaaatacggagtaagggagggaagcaacacacacaaatccacagcaaaatgcgcacacacacggccaagaatcgagctcaaagactatctcacagttctcacaagaacggagctcgaatcacttagaataacaaacggatgcgcaaagactgagtgtggatgatcaagaatgctcaaaggttgcttggatgtctcctccatgcgcctaggggtcccttttatagccccaaggcagctaggagccgttgagagcaaatctggaaggctgatcttgccttctgtcgtcgggcgcaccggacagtccggtgcacaccggacactgtccggtgcccgatttccttccttaaacagcgcagtcgaccgttgctgatctgggagccgttggcgcaccggacatgtccggtgcacaccggacagtccggtgcccccttccgaccgttggcttggccacgtgtcgcgcgcagaatccgcggccgaccgttggccctagtcgaccgttggctcaccggacagtccggtgcacaccggacagtccggtgaattttagccgtacgccgtcggcgaattcccgagagcggcctgttcggccgaggcagcctggcgcaccggacactgtccggtgcaccaccggacagtccggtgccccagaccgaaacagccccttggctgtacacagccacctttttccttttctttttcttcctgtttccaatacttagacaagtatattagtacacaaaaccaatgtactaagacttagaaacatacctttgctcttgatttgcactttgttcatccattgcataaattcacattttaagcacttgagttggcactcaatcaccaaaatacttagaaatggcccaagggcacatttccctttcaatctccccctttttggtgatttatgccaacacaacataaagcaactagaacaagtgcaaaatcacttcaaataaaattcaaattgattttgactcaattttggcatatatggatcatcctttgccaccacttggtttgtttttggaaatcaaactcaaatctctatctctatgtcaaacacacatattgaggcataaagagagtcattccgaaagagattgatcaaagatttcaaaaactccccctatttcccataatcaacatttctccccatacgaagccaacttttgacaagagagacaataagagagtttaacaaaacaaaactctattctactactttcaaaatctctcaagtggtagctgatccatttatccatttatcgctttggcctttattttctccccctttggcatcaagcaccaaaacgggatcaatcttggccctttaaccccattgcctcaccaaaatcttcagtaagaatacaaaggcaataagagtctaaagatgaacttggaataagttaccctctcatcgaagtgcagtggaagtctttcatgatccaagtccaccttttccctttcaattctccttcgagactaaatcatcaaactcaagcacatggttagtctcgaaagggtcaagttgtaacacatctccccctaaacatgtgcatcactttgcaacggacttgtgaggtccagggagtgtttgtacaacttgagcaccacaataagcaacaaaatgcagaatgaacctgatcaagggcataagcacatgtatgctataattcaatccaagttccgcgaatctaagacatttagctcactacgcaacctgcaaaaggtcttctcatctagaggcttagtgaagatatcggctagctggttctcggtgctaacatgaaacacttcgatatctcccttttgctggtggtctctcaaaaagtgatgccggatgtctatgtgctttgtgcggctgtgctcaacaggattttccgccatgcggatagcactctcattgtcacataggagtgggactttgctcagattgtagccaaagtctcggagggtttgcctcatccaaagtagttgcgcgcaacactgacctgcggcaacgtactcggcctcagcggtggatagggcaacggaggtttgtttcttagagttccatgacactagggaccttcctaagaattggcatgtccccgatgtactcttcctatcgaccttacatccagcatagtcggagtctgagtatccaactaagtcaaaggtagacccctttggataccagagcccgaagcaaggcgtagcaaccaaatatctaagaattcgctttaccgccactaagtgacactccttaggatcggattgaaatctagcacacatgcatacacttagcataatatccggtctactagcacataagtaaagcaaagaacctatcattgaccggtatgctttttgatcaacggacttacctcctttgttgaggtcggtgtgtccgtcagtccccatcggagtctttgcgggcttggcgtccttcatcccgaaccgctttagcagatcttgcgtgtacttcgtttgggagatgaagttgccgtccttgagttgcttcacttggaacccaaggaagtagttcaactcgcccatcatcgacatctcgaatttctgcgtcatcaccctgctaaactcttcacaagacttttggttagtagaaccaaatattatgtcatcgacataaatttggcacacaaacaaatcaccatcacatgtcttagtaaaaagagttggatcggctttcccaaccttgaaagcattagcaattagaaagtctctaaggcattcataccatgctcttggggcttgcttaagtccatagagcgccttagagagcttacacacgtggttggggtaccgttcatcctcgaagccagggggttgctccacgtacacctcctccttgatcggcccgttgaggaaagcgctcttcacatccatttggaacagcctgaaagaatggtgagcggcatatgctagcaagatacgaatagactctagcctagccacaggagcaaaagtctcctcgaaatccaaacctgcgacttgggcataaccttttgccacaagtcgagccttgtttctcgtcaccaccccgtgttcgtcctgtttgttgcggaacacccacttggttcccacaacattttgcttcggacgaggcaccagcgtccaaacttcatttcgcttgaagttgttgagttcctcctgcatggccaatacccaatccggatctagcaaggcctcctctaccctgaaaggctcaatagaagagacaaaggagtaatgctcacaaaaattaactaatcgagatcgagtagttactcccttgctaatatcacccataatttggtcgacgggatgatccctttgaatcatcgctcgaacttgggttggaggtgccggttgttgcgcttcttcctccatcacttgatcatcttgtgctcccccttgatcaagcgcctccacttgaggtacctgttcgtcatcttcggttgggggatgcaccatagttgaggaagaaggttgatctcgttcatcttgttcctgtggctgcacttctccaatcgccatggttcgtatagcggccgtcggaacatcttcttcatctacatcatcacaatcaacaacttgctctcttggagagccattagtctcatcaaatacaacgtcgctagagacttcaaccaaacccgatgatttgttgaagactctatacgcctttgtatttgagtcataacctaacaaaaacccttctacaactttgggagcaaacttagaatttctacccttcttcactagaatgtagcacttgctcccaaatacacgaaaataagatacattgggtttgttaccggttagaagctcatacgacgtcttcttgaggaggcgatgaaggtagaccctgttgatggcgtggcaagccgtgttcacggcttccgaccaaaagcactcgggggtcttgaattctcctagcatcgttctcgccatatcgatgagcgtcctgttcttcctttctaccacaccattttgttgtggtgtgtagggagcggagaactcgtgctttatcccttcctcctcaaggaactcctccacttgaaggttcttgaactcggacccgttgtcgctccttatcttcttcaccttgagctcaaactcattttgagctctcctgaggaagcgcttgagggtcccttgggtttcagacttatcctgcaaaaagaacacccaagtgaagcgggaaaagtcatcaacaataactagaccatacttactccctcctatgctcagataggcgacgggtccgaagaggtccata
This portion of the Zea mays cultivar B73 chromosome 2, Zm-B73-REFERENCE-NAM-5.0, whole genome shotgun sequence genome encodes:
- the LOC100280813 gene encoding calmodulin, with product MLSSSHLVKLPLLPRGLLSYLPASILPSGRESTADAAPSTPPSSKKMSSSAQQQQQQQAGSSKAESAELARVFELFDKDGDGRITREELAESLRKLGMGVPGDDELASMMARVDANGDGCVDAEEFGELYRGIMDGAAEEEEEEDDDDDDMREAFRVFDANGDGYITADELGAVLSSLGLRQGRTAEECRRMIGRVDRDGDGRVDFREFRQMMRAGGLAALG